A DNA window from Pseudobdellovibrionaceae bacterium contains the following coding sequences:
- the coaE gene encoding dephospho-CoA kinase (Dephospho-CoA kinase (CoaE) performs the final step in coenzyme A biosynthesis.): MYNIIITGGLGSGKSSVASILQQKAYPVLSADSIINQIYEKGLFKKEMAKIFSLKEEEVNKQSVAKLAFQNKNQLKQLEQLLYPELKKSVQDYKEFYKKKKTLYLFYEAPVFFEKSKSTEHDCILVVSSSLENCFFRLKEKNMTKQQFDLIVSLQVPILQKEKLADYTIFNNSSRQDLKVKTEAFLKFLKEKYE; encoded by the coding sequence ATGTATAATATTATAATCACAGGTGGCTTGGGTAGTGGGAAAAGCAGTGTTGCTAGCATTTTGCAGCAAAAAGCTTACCCTGTGTTGAGTGCCGACAGTATTATTAACCAGATTTATGAAAAAGGTCTTTTTAAAAAAGAAATGGCTAAAATTTTTTCTTTAAAGGAAGAAGAGGTTAACAAGCAGTCTGTGGCAAAGCTTGCTTTTCAAAATAAAAATCAATTAAAACAATTAGAGCAACTTTTGTATCCAGAGCTAAAAAAAAGTGTTCAGGACTACAAGGAATTTTATAAAAAAAAGAAAACTTTATACTTGTTTTATGAAGCTCCTGTTTTTTTTGAAAAATCAAAAAGCACAGAGCATGATTGTATTTTAGTAGTTAGCTCTAGTTTAGAAAATTGTTTTTTTAGATTAAAAGAAAAAAACATGACTAAACAACAGTTCGACTTAATAGTTAGCTTGCAAGTGCCTATTTTACAAAAAGAAAAACTGGCCGATTATACTATTTTTAACAACTCTAGCAGACAAGATTTAAAAGTTAAAACCGAAGCATTTTTAAAATTTTTAAAAGAAAAATATGAATAA